DNA from Pelodiscus sinensis isolate JC-2024 chromosome 1, ASM4963464v1, whole genome shotgun sequence:
ATACAATAGTTAATGTGTGTTGTGTCTTCTCTCTTACTCCCCAGGATGTGACACACTTGAAATCATTTACCCATCAAACAGCGTTACCCTTAAAGAAGGTGATTCCCTGACCTTGAATTGCACAGTGAGGTACCAATTGAACCAGTCTTCAGATCCGAATGTCTATTGGTGTAAGCATGTAGACAATCAGAACGACTGTGCTAAGGTTGGCAGAGAGCTGGAACACTTCCCATCAACAGAGCACTCCAATCCCCAAGCAAGGGTCATCTTGTCTCTGCAGCTTCATAATGTAAGTCAGTCACACAGCGGTGGTTACCAGTGCAGAGCAAGTGGGAGAGACAAGTCTGCAGTGGGTCACTATATCAGAGTGAAAGTAATTGGTAAGTAGCAGTAGCTTTACGGTTTGCTTGGGCCAAGAAGTGCTAGAGGGGCAAAAGCAATACATTCTTGTCCTCAACATTTACCTTTGATTAAAAAATTTCAGTGAACCCTGGACTTTAGAAAAgcggactttgactccctcagagaactgatgggcaggattctctgggatgcttacatgaaggggaaaggagtccaggggtatgtctagattacatggctctatcgacggagccatgtaaactagtttatccGGCATagacaaagaagtggggatttaaataatccccgcttaattaaaataaacatggctgccgcgctgtgccgacaatcagctgatccgacacagcgcggcagtctggacacggatctgtcggctgggaaagcctttgccgaccgatcccttatgcctcgtgaaacaaggtttacaggatcggtcagcaaaggcttccccagccgacagatccgcgtctagactgccgtgctgtgccagatcagctgatcgtcggcacagcgcagcggccatgtttattttaataaagcagggattgtttaaatccccgcttctttgcctatgccgggtaaactagtttacatggctccgtcgatggagccatgtagtctggacataccccaggagagctggcagtattttaaagaagccttattaaaggcacggGAAGAAAGCATCCTGatttgcagcaagaaaagcaaatatggtaggtgaccagattggcttactggggaaatccttggtgagcttaaacacaaaaaggaagcttacaagaagtggaaacttggacagatgaccacTATCTTTGGCcactatctttgaaaactcatggagattgggagagatcccagatgactggaaaaaggcaaatgtagtgcccatctttaaaaaagggaagcaaGACAATCCAGGGGACTACAGACCCAtcagctttacctcagtccctggaaaaatcatggaggggatcctcaaagaatccattctgaagcacttggaagaggggaaagtgatcaggaatagtcaacatggattcatgaagggcaaatcatgcctgaccaatctgattagcttctatgatgaggtgtaactggctttgtggatatggCTGGTAGCCCCACTTCATCTACAGGAGGTGAGAGCAGCCTCCAGTGTGGTTTGGATTTTCAGTACCAAAGCAGTTCCTGTAATTATGGGGGTTGAGGAAGAAACAAGGGCATG
Protein-coding regions in this window:
- the LOC106732098 gene encoding uncharacterized protein LOC106732098 isoform X1, translated to MHSLCCERKGVPKIVQDFNLMAIQKMRTIRGSLIECGRGSLIVALLLTALGIKDIGCDTLEIIYPSNSVTLKEGDSLTLNCTVRYQLNQSSDPNVYWCKHVDNQNDCAKVGRELEHFPSTEHSNPQARVILSLQLHNVSQSHSGGYQCRASGRDKSAVGHYIRVKVIAEELNHVSSLNATGNPEAVSEGNKVLRMDSWLEKIRTLIMILWMILP
- the LOC106732098 gene encoding uncharacterized protein LOC106732098 isoform X2, with amino-acid sequence MHSLCCERKGVPKIVQDFNLMAIQKMRTIRGSLIECGRGSLIVALLLTALGIKDIGCDTLEIIYPSNSVTLKEGDSLTLNCTVRYQLNQSSDPNVYWCKHVDNQNDCAKVGRELEHFPSTEHSNPQARVILSLQLHNVSQSHSGGYQCRASGRDKSAVGHYIRVKVIGNPEAVSEGNKVLRMDSWLEKIRTLIMILWMILP